The nucleotide sequence AGGCAGACAAGATTAAGAGTTGTTGCAATCTAAAGTTATTCATTATTTTAGTAAGATATGAGGTTCATCATTTATTTCAAAGCGAAACTTCGATTCAAGAGAATAAGTTTCCTGATGATCCATGTGTTAAGAGTGAACAATATTATGAGTAACAATATTTTAGCAGTAGCTTGTCTAAATGGAAAATGTTGTGGACCTGTTATTCATTATATCATAGCAATACCATAAGTGTTAATAATGGTATTCATATTTGTACCATATTATACACTTTCAAGGAAAAAAATTGTGTATCTCCATCCCATTTCTGTCTGTAACTATGTTTCACTAAATATTGTCAACAGTAACAAATTTCAAATATACACCATTTTTAGAAGCACAACAATGATGCTGAAACTATATTATCTTGACATGTGAAAGAAATTCAAAAATTCATGATAAAGCATTGAGTGTCACAAGGTAATCATAGTTGAATAAAAAGGGACTTGACAAGCACATGTCAAACAGATGCAGAAAATTTTATGTATCAAGATAGTACCTGTCAATAGCAAAAACACTTGCCCCAGCTTCTAAAAGTATTTTTGCAATAGAATATAATCCATCAGCAGCAGCTATGTGGAGTGGTGTACGATGATCATAATCGCTTGAGTTTGGATCtactccatagttcaaaatccttctAATAAAATCTGAGTCTCCTCTTGCAACAGCTGCACAAAGTTGGCTGCCAGCATCTTTAAGATGTAGTTTGGCCCCTTTACTATGGAGTAAAGAAGCCACCCGGTCATGACCATGCTTCACAGCTTCTAACAGTGGCGTGTTTCCGAAGTTATCTGATGACATGGATAATGTATAAGCATTAGCAATGCAAAGATGCTTTGTGTAAAGTAAATTGACATGTACACAAGGGGTACCAGAAAGGTTGATATCTACGCCTTCTCTAATGAGGAATATTGTGATGTCTTCAAACCCTCCTGAAGCTGCAAGATGCTGGGCAGGATAATAAAGTTAATAGGTTCATACAAAGCCTGAGTAAATTGAaagaaatatcatgatagtttgacCTCCTATCAAGTATTTAATCATATGGAATAATAAGTAATGGTCTTTTGTGTAAAAATAGTCATTGCATGACAGTTGAAAGTTTCAACTTGAAACATGTAACTTTCTTCCTgtgttcataaaatattttaaccaaaatgatcattgttaatgatgcatgttttaattgGTATGTCCCTATTTACACCATGAAATACTCTAATACATACAGGTCCAATCATCCTCCTTGTGTCATGCATGCTAAAGTCAAACACTAAAAATGAAATTACAAAAGAATTACAAATTTCAAGGTAATCAACATAGGTCAATATGGTGACTTAATGATAAGAACTCAAGAAGCATGAGCAATCCTGATAAATACCATCTGAAATACTAAGGTATCCTTTATTTAAAGAGAGTCTTTCCATAACTAATAAGCTTGAACCGAAAAGGATAACATTCAGATATCATTGTAGTTTTTCTTGGTCCACTTTTCATTTAGAAATTATTATCTACCACTCCAGTGTTAAGGTCTTTCAGAAGTTACAGAATTAACGGAATTGGGGAACTGGAAGTTTCAGCTTTGGGTTGATTTTCTGGCTGATGTTATCCCTCTTTCTGTTAACTTATGAAAGACCAAAGTCACCAAGCAACTAGAAAAACTTGCcatttaaattatataatcaaaGAGAAGAGAGAACATGAATACACATTTAATCATAATCCACTGAAAGAAAATGATTAGTATGCAATTTAGAACTAAGAATGTTCTAAAGTGTATTCCATTAATTCATACCAAAGGTGAACGCCCATCATAGTCTGTCTTCTTCGGATCAGCTCCCGCTCTTATCAGACCTTTTAGATGACGCAGATCTCCATAGTAAGCAGCACTATTAACCTTTAAAGCAAGTTCGGCTTCTTGCTTTCCGATATGAGATGTGATATCGGATTCCAGTTGTTTGATACGCAAAGTAGATTCGTTTCCCTTTCATGTACAAAAATGTTCCATTAataaacatttaaagaattgTGGAAGAAATTAGTGGATATGAAGATTCTAGCAAAGAAATGCAGAGGAACAAGCATAAGACAGATATTCAAACAAAGAATTGCCTGACAGTAATGTGCACAAAACTTTACCTCAAGAAGGTTACTCAATATTGTCCTACCATCCACAAAATACACCTCCAGAATATTTGTGAAAAGTTGCTTATCAAGACGTAAGAGTCTACAGAGTTCACAGACACGAACTGTATAAGGCTGAGGAATGTTGCAAAGAATGGCAATTTCTCCAAATGAGCTGCTGGGCTCTAATTGCGTAACAGTCTCTTCTGATCCATCTTCACCAACCGCTATTCCTTCCTGGGGGAAGAAAAGTGTTAAGAGATAGATAAGGCAATGTCCATAATGTAATTTTCTCAGTTGGACTTGGAATTGTACATGTTTAATCCAATTTTATTATATAATCCTAATGTTTATGGGTGGGAAGAGAAAGAAACCCACATTATACCTAATAAAATCCAAAACATGAGGGTTATTTAATGCTATACTAATTCCTTTTCATGTGTGGCAGGTGTCATCTTTTAATACTATTGGGTCTCACAAAAAAAATCAGATTATGTCCACCTTATTCCTTTTCATGAACTTTTCATTTGCTATAAGATCATCTTTATTTATCAAACATCACTTAATACCAACATAATGTCATGTCCTACAAAAAAAAATTGCACCTTAATGTACGAAACCATTTCGTGGCATCCATTTAATCTTATGAACAAGCAAATATAAATGGTTCAAAAAATCCAAAATTTATAGTTTGTAATAGGGTTTCGAATACTGATTCGTACAGGCATACCAAGCTCTTCTCCGTACAGTATATACCGGTATCCATCGTCAATACACCAAGGCATATTGACGACAtgccctaaaaccttaaaaatacctcaACCTACCACACCGTACCTCGATAACGGTTGAAATCCGAGGTGGTACTAATCGGTATACCTCGATACTGGTCGGTACACCTCAATACCAGTCAAAACACTAGTATCGCCCGGTAGAGAGCGGTCCATGTATTGGTACTTTCTCGGATCGGTGTGCATCGCTCGTACCAGATGGTACACattgaaattgagaaccctgatTTGTAAAATCCCAAAGAACTCTATTCTGCCTGTACCGGTCCATACTAATCAGTATATAGTGGTCCAAGAATGAACTGGTATATGAACCACCCCATTTCAAGCAGTTCAATCCAgtccaataaaaaaaatatcttttaattttaAAGCCCCACTCCTTTAGGGCTTGTGAATAGCCAAAGTGAAAATTGTTATGCACCATTGACAAAAGTTATGTACACTGCTTATTCAAATACATAAAGCGCTCAAAATGAGAAATGTTTACTATGCTAACTATTGTATATAATTAGAATTCCTGCTTAACTATGACCATAAGTTGGACcctaacaaataaaatatctaaagagAAGAATGATGTACAGAATCATAGATTATGATTGTTACCAGAACACCATGGCAAACAAAATATAGCTGGTCAACTGCATTGCCCTGTTCCAGAATCAGTTCACCTGGAAGGAAAAACTCTTCCTGCAGCCTGATTACCTGCAACATCATATCAATGAATTAAATACTGTTTTTTAATTGAAATAATCTAGAAGAACAATCTATTTTTGGACAACATGAGACAATGCCTTCCCAGTTCATTGTGTTAAAATCACCAGCCAATaaaattgaagaagaaaaagCAGTTTGGTTCAgaggaagaagatttgcaacacaAGATGAAGCATAATTTCTTTAAAGTTTTTATGACAGGATTGTATTAAATACATGGTCAGTAGTACATTCTTAGACATAAGAAAAAATAGAGGCTAATTGAGGAAGCTTCAGAATGTTGATTTGATGCATCCCTTACATGACCTGAGTTAGATCAATTTGGGAGTTGATTGGATTTATTCTAGAATCAAACCATTCTGTCCTAAGATTATGGAGCTAAATGCACTAATTTAGTGAAttaaaacattttctatgttcatTAAAGTAAAACCaacttttagattttttattaagTAGGACTAAGACTGGATATATGAAATACAAATTTATTAACACAGAAACAAAAACTTATCATTAAGATTGATGGATAGTAGGATCAAAAAAGTGGAAAGGGAGTATTGAGGGTTGTGTTATGTTCGTGTGACCTTTTGATTAAAACAAAAATTTTGCAAAATAGTTGAAACTTGTAAGGCCAGTCATTCTTTACAGTTCAGTACAAATGAGAATCTTAAGTTAGAAGTGTGCAGTTTCTGTATTTGTTGTTTGCCCATGTGAATCTCACTGAAATGACAGCTAAGTTCAATGAGGTTCTCACTAAAGTGGGTTCTAGAAGGGTGAGTTTTATGAAGCCTTGCTCCTGCATGTGGGATGCTGACTTTATAATTTGGGTACATGAAGCCTAAGTCACAGGCCCACCCACTATATTAAAATGCCTTCCAGTGAATCAAGAACCTTTTTTGTTTTCTATGTGATTCTCCAATGGTCAATGATGTTAAAAATCAAACAACCTATAAAATCGACATCATGAGTAGTAATCAATCAAAAGTGTATTTTATGAAGCAATCTTTTAAAAGCCAATAGGAATATATCATGGGGACATGAAGACAACAAGTATTCATTTTAGCCGTCAAGAGGGAACATGATATTTATATGAATGAGGCATTCAGCACTTGAATGATTTATTGACAGTAATTACAACATAATGTGGAAAATTTTAGCTATAAAATCACTTGCTTAATAACAAGATAGAGAAGGCTTACAATCTGATTTATGAATTCTGATGAGCATCCCTTTAAGAGTGGAACATTTTCAATGCACGGTCTGTATAAAGTTTGAGAAATCTGCAAAAAAAGGATCAGTTTGTTATTACAAAATATCACAAAAAATAAGGTAGGGAGCAAAGACATCAACATCATCAACAAAGGATATGATGAATGATATATCAGTTCTACTAGAACTTGTaagtttttttttcattcttttcaACATATGAACAGGATATGCTATACTGGTAAGCTGCAAACTCATACAAGAATAAGTAATACAAGAAAAATTTTTCCGTCCTAACAATTCAGGAAATAAGAAATTTAGGACTCAAAAGTCTATAAAAACATAAGTATCACGTAATAAGGTAGACATGAAACACCAGAAAATGGAAATGGAATGAAGAGTTGTAACTGTTTGACTCATAATGGTCCAGGGATTCTTGTCATTTGCACCTTCGCACGAATTGAAGCTGGAATATCTTGGAGAACTGAAGCTTCAGTATAGCTGCTTTCATACTGCAAGCGCACATGTCCTTTAATCTGGTCACGTATGTCCTTCCCTAATCTGTTTCTGTTCATGTATCGTATAAGATCTTTCATTTTGTCTCTAAACCTTTCTGTTTTTGATCCTTTCACAATCAGTGCAGTCATATTACCAATAAGATAAGCTCCCAGAATCATATCAAAAGAGACATAGATCATAATAAATACCATTTCTCTGGGATTGACTGCATGTATGTCTCCATAACCTGTAATCATCAGAGTAAAAAAATTGAGaatttcagaaagaaaaaaaatcatataaaattatGACAATCTGTTGTAAAGTAGATCATTAAATACCAATTAGATGAGTCTTAGATGACACATCAAGAGTATTAAAGCTAGTGTTTGGAGAACATATATggtaagaaaagaagaaaatttcacaTACAAATATCATACATATTTGTATATGAATATATAATATTCATCTGATATATTTTTTGCAGTTTCCAAATTACATGACACCTTTGCTCTTTTCTTCTTAATTTAAGACATCCAACTTCAGAGATCAACGTTAGAATTTATCTTCAAACAATGTTTATTCTTGTACTACTTTTCATTATTATACTGAAAAGTTTTGTGCTTCAAAATCCAAGCCAGCACAGCAGAACAAATTAATCTTCCACAGTAATATGATGTTTTAACTAACTTGTCTAACAAGCTTCCAAGTGACTAGATTAAGCTAAATTTATAATACAAAGATCCAACCGAGAAATATTATAGTTTCATCAGCTAGAACAGAAAATTATTagagaaaatttatttattaGAAAAAATGAGAATTAAAGGACAAAAAAGCTACGTGAACAGCTCAAATGCCCAAAACCTTGTCCATAAAAACTATGAACGTGAAGAATTAGGTTACATATGCAAACTATAGTTTAgttcaaggtatacagtttcgaatggtACCGAGCGGTATGTATCGGTTCGATAGtaaaccggtacgcggaccgctcgctaccgggcgatatttttttattatatatatatatatatatatatatatatatatatatatatatatatatatatatatatatagaggcgacATCGCCTCATTTTTCTGCAATGTCGCCCcgcctggggagaagagaggcgacatcgcacatttttttaaaaacttttatatataaatatacaaataaatagatatat is from Musa acuminata AAA Group cultivar baxijiao chromosome BXJ3-8, Cavendish_Baxijiao_AAA, whole genome shotgun sequence and encodes:
- the LOC135646201 gene encoding potassium channel KOR1-like isoform X1 produces the protein MERERARARWRRALAAVMAPRPAEAEEDVAADEELEEPMGSSRGSLIALLASDLRLGIACRPSGEKFLDRFVILPDNWWYQLWTQFILLWAVYSSFFTPMEFGFFLGLPKNLFLLDVAGQVAFLVDIFVQFLLAYRDPHTYRMVRNPTAIALRYMKSNFVFDLLGCLPWDYIYKASGNKEEIRYLLWIRLTRVRKVTAFFQKMEKDIRINYLFTRIVKLIVVELYCTHTAACIFYYLATTLPESMESYTWIGSLKLGDYNYNHFRKIDLWRRYITSLYFAIVTMATVGYGDIHAVNPREMVFIMIYVSFDMILGAYLIGNMTALIVKGSKTERFRDKMKDLIRYMNRNRLGKDIRDQIKGHVRLQYESSYTEASVLQDIPASIRAKISQTLYRPCIENVPLLKGCSSEFINQIVIRLQEEFFLPGELILEQGNAVDQLYFVCHGVLEGIAVGEDGSEETVTQLEPSSSFGEIAILCNIPQPYTVRVCELCRLLRLDKQLFTNILEVYFVDGRTILSNLLEGNESTLRIKQLESDITSHIGKQEAELALKVNSAAYYGDLRHLKGLIRAGADPKKTDYDGRSPLHLAASGGFEDITIFLIREGVDINLSDNFGNTPLLEAVKHGHDRVASLLHSKGAKLHLKDAGSQLCAAVARGDSDFIRRILNYGVDPNSSDYDHRTPLHIAAADGLYSIAKILLEAGASVFAIDRWGSTPLDEAVKCGSKSLMMMLEDAKLEELSKFPDRGTQTQDKTQPRRRCTVFPFHPWDPKEKRKEGVVLWVPLTMEELIESSQELLNCSGSRILSEEGGRISDVAMICDNQKLYLVAD
- the LOC135646201 gene encoding potassium channel KOR1-like isoform X2; this translates as MERERARARWRRALAAVMAPRPAEAEEDVAADEELEEPMGSSRGSLIALLASDLRLGIACRPSGEKFLDRFVILPDNWWYQLWTQFILLWAVYSSFFTPMEFGFFLGLPKNLFLLDVAGQVAFLVDIFVQFLLAYRDPHTYRMVRNPTAIALRYMKSNFVFDLLGCLPWDYIYKASGNKEEIRYLLWIRLTRVRKVTAFFQKMEKDIRINYLFTRIVKLIVVELYCTHTAACIFYYLATTLPESMESYTWIGSLKLGDYNYNHFRKIDLWRRYITSLYFAIVTMATVGYGDIHAVNPREMVFIMIYVSFDMILGAYLIGNMTALIVKGSKTERFRDKMKDLIRYMNRNRLGKDIRDQIKGHVRLQYESSYTEASVLQDIPASIRAKISQTLYRPCIENVPLLKGCSSEFINQIVIRLQEEFFLPGELILEQGNAVDQLYFVCHGVLEGIAVGEDGSEETVTQLEPSSSFGEIAILCNIPQPYTVRVCELCRLLRLDKQLFTNILEVYFVDGRTILSNLLEGNESTLRIKQLESDITSHIGKQEAELALKVNSAAYYGDLRHLKGLIRAGADPKKTDYDGRSPLLQEGLKTSQYSSLEKA